From one Camelus dromedarius isolate mCamDro1 chromosome 32, mCamDro1.pat, whole genome shotgun sequence genomic stretch:
- the TXNDC2 gene encoding thioredoxin domain-containing protein 2, giving the protein MESDTAGAPGELGTELHRPAETDDGSPLLQVLSSHVTLLVPAHTPAAFVHEVGNIQHIPAEGSEAPWAMDTLPPEQAGDTPSSPTQATLPTQSDILTSSAKNISPEQADSPNPPEKNIPPKEGDILNSPEKNVLPEEADIPSPPSKTILPKQADILSSSERTISPKRDSSPNFPAKFILPKQGDTSKFSEETTPLNQAAPTNSPVQTIPPKQADSPNFSAQIIPPKQMDTPNFSAQIIPPKQINTPNFPSKIILSKQADTPKSPEKTISPEEGEILNSPAKIIPPKQTDTPNFSAQIILPKQADTLNFSAQIIPPKQINTLNFPSKIIPSKQADTPNFSAQIIPPKQIDTPNFPSKIIPSKQADTPNFSAQIIPPKQADTPSFSAQIIPPKQADTPNFSAQIIPPKQMDTPNFSAQIIPPKQIDTPNFPSKIITPKQADTPNFPSKIIPSKQADTPNFSAQIIPPKQADTPKFTAQIIPPKQADTPKFTAQIIPPKQADTPKFTAQIIPPKQADTPSFTAQIIPPKQADTPKLTAKIIPSKQADTPNSPAKTISPKQSNTLNFPLKTILPKQADTHNSSEKTISPRQGNSPNFPAKFILPKQGSTPKLSAKTISPKQGNIPKFSAETTQAKEDDTLTSSEEATQPKEQDNPRSLGGTVRPVVRDILKPAEESVELLEADLVQVILSREDFELALKEAGERLVAVDFSAAWCGSCRAIKPFFHSLSAKHEDVVFLEVDAGECEELVRDCKVICIPTFQFYKREEKVGEFHGALKEKLETIITELK; this is encoded by the exons ATGGAGAGTGACACAGCTGGAGCCCCGGGAGAGCTGGGAACAGAGCTGCACAGACCAGCAGAGACGGATGACg GAAGCCCATTATTACAGGTTCTGTCCAGCCATGTGACTCTCCTGGTCCCAGCACACACCCCGGCGGCCTTTGTCCATGAAGTTGGCAACATTCAACACATACCTGCAGAGGGGTCTGAAGCCCCATGGGCCATGGACACGCTCCCGCCTGAGCAAGCCGGTGACACCCCCAGTTCCCCAACCCAAGCCACCCTGCCCACACAGAGTGACATACTTACCTCCTCAGCAAAAAACATCTCGCCTGAACAGGCTGACAGCCCCAATCCCCCAGAAAAAAACATCCCACCAAAAGAAGGTGACATTCTCAATTCCCCAGAAAAAAACGTCCTACCAGAAGAGGCTGACATCCCCAGCCCCCCATCCAAAACCATCCTGCCCAAGCAGGCTGACATCCTCAGTTCTTCGGAAAGAACCATCTCACCCAAGCGGGACAGTAGCCCCAATTTCCCAGCAAAATTCATTTTGCCCAAGCAGGGCGACACTTCAAAGTTCTCAGAAGAAACCACCCCCCTTAACCAGGCTGCCCCCACCAATTCTCCAGTCCAAACCATCCCACCCAAGCAGGCTGACAGCCCCAATTTCTCAGCCCAAATCATCCCACCCAAGCAGATGGACACCCCCAATTTCTCAGCCCAAATCATCCCACCCAAGCAGATTAACACCCCCAATTTCCCATCCAAAATCATCCTATCCAAGCAGGCTGATACCCCCAAATCCCCAGAAAAAACCATCTCACCAGAAGAGGGTGAGATTCTCAATTCCCCAGCCAAGATCATCCCACCCAAGCAGACTGACACCCCCAATTTCTCAGCCCAAATCATCCTACCCAAGCAGGCTGACACCCTCAATTTCTCAGCCCAAATCATCCCACCCAAGCAGATTAACACCCTCAATTTCCCATCCAAAATCATCCCATCCAAGCAGGCTGACACCCCCAATTTCTCAGCCCAAATCATCCCACCCAAGCAGATTGACACCCCCAATTTCCCATCCAAAATCATCCCATCCAAGCAGGCTGACACCCCCAATTTCTCAGCCCAAATCATCCCACCCAAGCAGGCTGACACCCCCAGTTTCTCAGCCCAAATCATCCCACCCAAGCAGGCTGACACCCCCAATTTCTCAGCCCAAATCATCCCACCCAAGCAGATGGACACCCCCAATTTCTCAGCCCAAATCATCCCACCCAAGCAGATTGACACCCCCAATTTCCCATCCAAAATCATCACACCCAAGCAGGCTGACACCCCTAATTTCCCATCCAAAATCATCCCATCCAAGCAGGCTGACACCCCCAATTTCTCAGCCCAAATCATCCCACCCAAGCAGGCGGACACCCCCAAATTCACAGCCCAAATCATCCCACCCAAGCAGGCGGACACCCCCAAATTCACAGCCCAAATCATCCCACCCAAGCAGGCAGACACCCCCAAATTCACAGCCCAAATCATCCCACCCAAGCAGGCAGACACCCCCAGTTTCACAGCCCAAATCATCCCACCGAAGCAGGCGGACACCCCCAAACTCACAGCCAAAATCATCCCATCCAAGCAGGCTGACACCCCCAATTCCCCAGCCAAAACCATTTCACCAAAGCAGAGTAACACTCTCAACTTCCCACTCAAAACCATCCTGCCCAAGCAGGCTGACACCCACAATTCCTCCGAAAAAACCATCTCGCCCAGGCAGGGCAATAGCCCCAATTTCCCAGCAAAATTCATTCTGCCCAAGCAGGGCAGCACCCCAAAGCTCTCAGCCAAAACCATCTCGCCCAAGCAGGGCAACATCCCAAAGTTTTCAGCAGAAACCACCCAGGCCAAGGAGGATGACACCCTCACGTCCTCAGAGGAAGCCACGCAGCCCAAGGAGCAGGACAACCCCAGGTCCTTAGGAGGAACCGTCCGGCCCGTAGTGAGAGACATCCTGAAGCCAGCGGAAGAAAGCGTGGAGCTCCTGGAGGCGGACCTGGTACAAGTGATCTTGAGCAGGGAGGACTTTGAGTTGGCGCTGAAGGAAGCCGGGGAGAGGCTGGTGGCCGTGGACTTCTCTGCCGCGTGGTGTGGGTCTTGCAGGGCCATCAAGCCCTTTTTCCATTCCCTGTCTGCAAAGCATGAGGACGTGGTGTTCCTGGAAGTGGACGCCGGCGAGTGCGAGGAGCTGGTGAGAGATTGCAAGGTCATTTGCATCCCAAcctttcagttttataaaagagaagaaaaggtggGTGAATTCCATGGCGCCCTTaaggaaaaactggaaaccatCATCACAGAATTAAAGTGA